Part of the Deinococcus radiopugnans ATCC 19172 genome is shown below.
CGGATTCCCTCCGCAGCCCCGCGCTGGGCGGCTGGCAGAACGCGGCGCTGATCGTCTTTCAGATCGCGCTGATCGTGCAGGCCTTGATCGGTATCAAGCTGCTGGACCAGGGGCTGGGCACCGTGCAGAAGTACGTGCATTACCTGGGCGGCGTGGGCTCGCTGGGACTGGTGATGCTGTACTACTGGCTGCCCAAACGCGACGCACGCGACAGCCGGGTCAAGGCGCTGGGCCTGACCGTGGCCTCGCTGGCCTTCGTGCTGCTCACCTTCGTCGTCGGCGGCCTGTACGCCCGCGGCGGCCTGAGCTAAACCGGGACGCGGGGGCTGGGGCCGGGCTCCCGTATGCTGCGCCCCATGACCGCGCCTGCCACCGTTCCCGATCCGCTGAATACGGCGACACTGACCATCACCTGCCCGGACCGCGGCGGGATCGTGGCGTCGGTGTCGCAGTTCTTGCACCACCACGGCGCGAACATCATCCACAGCGATCAGCACAGCACCGATCCGGCGGGCGGCACCTTCTTCATGCGCATGGAGTTCTACCTGGACGGGCTGGACCTGTCCCGCGACGGCTTCGAGCGTGCCTTCGCGACCGGGGTGGCCCGGCCGTTCGACATGGCATGGACGCTGGCCTACCGCGCCGAACCCCGGCGCATGGCGATTCTGGTCAGCCGTTACGACCACTGCTTTCTGGACCTGCTGTGGCGCAAACGCCGGGGCGAGCTGAACGTGACCATCCCGCTGATCATCAGCAACCACGAGGAGCTGCGCCGTGACGCCGAGATGTTCGGCCTTCCTTTTCATGTCGTGCCCGTGAACAAGGCCAACAAGGCCGAGGCCGAGGCCGAACAGGTCCGGCTGCTGCGTGAGGCCGACGCCGAGTTCGTCGTGCTGGCCCGCTACATGCAGATTCTGTCGGGGGACTTTCTGCGCGGGTTCGGGCGGCCCGTGATCAACATTCACCACAGCTTCCTGCCGGCCTTTGTCGGCGCCAACCCCTACCGCGCGGCCTTCAACCGGGGCGTCAAGCTGATCGGGGCCACCAGCCACTACGTCACCGAGGAACTCGACGCCGGGCCGATCATTGCCCAGGACGTCGTGCCGGTCACCCACCGCGAGACGCCCGACACGCTGATGCGTCTGGGCCGCGACGTGGAACGGCAGGTGCTGGCCCGCGCCGTCAAGGCCCACGTCGAGGACCGTGTGCTGGTTCATGGCAACAAGACGGTGGTGTTCTAGAGCATCTGTCAAAAGTGCTGTTTGCTTTTGACCGAACGGACTGGCACAGCTCGCAGAGAGTGAGTGAATTGTGCTGAGCATTTGGGACTGGTACAGCTCCGAAGGAGAGAAT
Proteins encoded:
- the purU gene encoding formyltetrahydrofolate deformylase; the encoded protein is MTAPATVPDPLNTATLTITCPDRGGIVASVSQFLHHHGANIIHSDQHSTDPAGGTFFMRMEFYLDGLDLSRDGFERAFATGVARPFDMAWTLAYRAEPRRMAILVSRYDHCFLDLLWRKRRGELNVTIPLIISNHEELRRDAEMFGLPFHVVPVNKANKAEAEAEQVRLLREADAEFVVLARYMQILSGDFLRGFGRPVINIHHSFLPAFVGANPYRAAFNRGVKLIGATSHYVTEELDAGPIIAQDVVPVTHRETPDTLMRLGRDVERQVLARAVKAHVEDRVLVHGNKTVVF